One genomic window of Medicago truncatula cultivar Jemalong A17 chromosome 1, MtrunA17r5.0-ANR, whole genome shotgun sequence includes the following:
- the LOC25484858 gene encoding probable U3 small nucleolar RNA-associated protein 7, with protein MEETHNNDALSNNKPSTEQDIADELELRSKKYLRGEAANLKGLKDKKLKSQLIAKEKLYGQSAKAAAQAEKWIMPSEGGYIEAEGIEKTYRIKQETIAKEVDISSSRNQYDITLPELGPYTIDFTSSGRYMAIGGRKGHLAIMDMMNLSLIRELQVRETVRDVVFLHNELFFAAAQRKYPYIYNRDGTELHCLKEHGSVLRLQFLENHFLLASTNKFGMLLYQDVTMGTIAGKYRTGLGRTNVMELNPYNGVVSLGHSAGTVTMWKPTSSSPLVKMLCHQGPVSALAFHSNGHLMATAGVDKKIKLWDLRKFEAFQTLPGHANTLEFSQKGLLACGNGSYIQVLRDVSGAQNYSRYMTHSMVKGYQIGKLAFRPYEDVLGIGHSMGLSSILIPGAGEPNFDSWVANPFETPKQRREKEIRSLLDKLPPETIMLDPSKIGTVKYSKTEKPTAQEIEAEMEAAVEAVKGKKLKKKTKGRSKAGKIMPKKQDAIANAKRPYLEQKIQEEKNLAKKKQKTNEGGELPKSLQRFVHKKPSS; from the exons ATGGAAGAAACTCACAACAACGATGCTCTTTCAAATAACAAGCCTTCCACTGAACAG GACATAGCTGATGAGTTAGAGCTTAGGTCAAAGAAGTATCTCAGAGGAGAAGCTGCTAATTTAAAG ggtttaaaagataaaaagctCAAGAGTCAGTTAATTGCTAAAGAGAAATTATATGGACAATCTGCTAAAGCTGCTGCTCAGGCTGAGAAG TGGATTATGCCCAGCGAAGGAGGTTATATAGAGGCCGAAGGCATAGAAAAGACGTATAGGATTAAGCAGGAGACAATAGCCAAGGAAGTAGATATCTCAAGCTCAAGGAACCAATACGATATTACTTTACCAG AGCTTGGTCCATATACAATAGACTTTACTTCAAGTGGCCGGTATATGGCTATTGGTGGTCGTAAGGGCCACCTAGCAATTATGGACATGATGAATCTGAGCCTGATCAGGGAGCTTCAG GTAAGAGAAACTGTGCGTGATGTGGTATTCTTACATAATGAGCTCTTCTTTGCTGCTGCCCAGAGAAA GTATCCATACATATATAATCGGGACGGCACAGAGCTTCATTGCCTAAAG gAGCATGGTTCAGTGTTGAGGCTTCAGTTTCTGGAAAACCATTTTCTTCTGGCTTCTACCAACAAATTTGGGATGCTTCTTTATCAGGATGTTACAATGGGTACAATAGCTGGGAAATATCGAACTGGTTTAGGACGCACAAATGTGATGGAATTAAACCCTTACAATGGGGTTGTTTCTTTAGGCCACTCAGCCGGTACAGTTACTATGTGGAAACCAACCAGTTCGTCTCCCCTTGTCAAGATGCTATGTCATCAAGGGCCAGTCTCGGCTCTGGCATTTCACTCAAATGGCCACTTAATGGCTACAGCCGGGgtagacaaaaaaattaagcttTGGGACTTGAGGAAATTTGAGGCTTTTCAAACATTACCAGGCCATGCAAATACTTTGGAGTTTAGTCAAAAAGGCTTGCTTGCTTGTGGTAATGGTTCATATATCCAGGTTCTGAGGGATGTTTCTGGTGCACAGAACTATTCAAGGTACATGACTCATTCAATGGTTAAGGGATACCAGATAGGAAAATTAGCTTTTCGACCATACGAAGACGTTCTAGGCATAGGACATTCAATGGGTTTGTCTAGTATCCTTATTCCAGGAGCAGGAGAACCCAACTTTGATTCATGGGTTGCAAACCCATTTGAAACACCTAAACagagaagagaaaaggaaaTACGATCTCTTCTTGATAAGCTTCCACCTGAGACAATCATGCTGGATCCCAGCAAGATCGGTAcggtaaaatattctaaaacaGAGAAGCCAACTGCGCAAGAGATAGAGGCTGAGATGGAAGCTGCTGTGGAAGCTGTCAAGGGcaaaaaactgaaaaagaaaacaaaaggaagaaGCAAGGCTGGTAAAATAATGCCGAAAAAGCAAGATGCAATTGCCAATGCAAAGAGGCCTTACTTGGAGCAGAAAATTCAAGAAGAGAAAAACCTAgctaaaaagaaacaaaaaactaatGAGGGAGGTGAACTGCCGAAATCTTTACAGCGATTTGTTCATAAGAAACCATCATCATAA